Proteins from a single region of Esox lucius isolate fEsoLuc1 chromosome 13, fEsoLuc1.pri, whole genome shotgun sequence:
- the f2r gene encoding proteinase-activated receptor 1, which yields MFYRLLMTLAFFALRTSAHMPHNDSGLNLRTFSGFFLSVTDEPIDYIGLDVQEGSGSGMNHEPVKNQEHGHHGPHRFTKIVISDEARSFLQGRLATVFVPTVYTLVFIISVPLNLVAVVMFVRRIRPKKPAVIYMLNLASADLLFALLLPFRISYHFHGNDWIYSAFMCRLVTAAFYCNMYGSVLLMMCISIDRFLAVVYPMDSLTWRSPHTAAVVCGAMWLLAMGGVTPLLLSRQTIHLPDVGITTCHDVQDIEKLRSYYLYFFPIYSSIFFFIPLVFTAVCYVRIVQALAMASIENRSRKKRALVMAVTVLVVFVACFTPTNVILLVHYLKLAHGRSDSSYQAYLLSMCVGSLSCCLDPLIYYFGSSQCQRQVAALLGCRQAGPGIDLSSQPSSTRTSRLESIQSTVGSHYKKLMA from the exons ATGTTTTATCGGTTATTAATGACGTTGGCCTTTTTTGCTCTCCGAACTTCAGCCCATATGCCACACAATG ACTCAGGGCTCAACCTGAGGACATTTTCAGGCTTTTTCCTGTCGGTAACTGATGAGCCCATTGACTACATAGGGCTGGATGTACAGGAGGGCAGTGGCTCCGGGATGAACCATGAACCCGTGAAGAATCAGGAGCACGGCCATCATGGCCCTCACCGCTTCACCAAGATCGTCATCTCTGATGAAGCCCGCAGCTTCCTTCAAGGTCGCCTAGCCACGGTCTTTGTCCCCACTGTCTACACCCTGGTCTTCATCATCAGTGTGCCCCTGAACCTGGTTGCCGTGGTGATGTTTGTGCGTCGCATTCGTCCGAAGAAGCCGGCAGTGATCTACATGCTGAACCTAGCCAGTGCCGACCTACTCTTCGCCCTGCTGCTCCCCTTCCGGATCTCCTATCACTTCCATGGTAACGACTGGATCTACAGCGCCTTCATGTGTCGCCTGGTGACGGCGGCCTTCTACTGCAACATGTACGGCTCCGTCCTGCTTATGATGTGCATCAGCATCGACCGCTTCCTGGCTGTGGTCTACCCCATGGACTCCCTGACCTGGCGTAGTCCTCATACCGCCGCTGTGGTCTGTGGGGCCATGTGGCTTTTGGCTATGGGAGGAGTTACCCCCCTCCTGCTGTCCAGACAGACCATCCATCTGCCGGACGTGGGGATCACAACCTGCCATGACGTGCAGGACATAGAAAAGCTGCGTTCCTACTACCTCTACTTCTTCCCCATCTACTCCTCCATATTCTTCTTCATCCCCCTCGTGTTCACAGCCGTGTGCTATGTCCGCATCGTGCAGGCCCTAGCCATGGCCAGCATAGAGAACCGCTCTCGCAAGAAACGAGCGCTGGTGATGGCCGTGACCGTGCTGGTGGTGTTTGTGGCCTGCTTCACCCCCACCAATGTCATCCTCCTGGTGCACTACCTCAAGCTGGCCCATGGACGCAGCGACAGCTCCTACCAGGCCTACCTGCTCTCCATGTGTGTGGGCAGCCTCAGCTGCTGCCTGGACCCCCTTATCTACTACTTCGGTTCGTCCCAATGCCAGAGACAGGTGGCTGCCCTACTGGGCTGCAGACAGGCTGGGCCCGGGATAGACCTCAGCTCTCAGCCATCCAGTACCAGGACGAGCAGGCTGGAGAGCATTCAAAGTACTGTTGGCAGTCATTACAAGAAGCTCATGGCCTGA